The nucleotide sequence TTTTAAATTTGGACCACTTAAACGGAAATTACGTCTAAAGCACCATTGTTTAATGTCTTCGAGAGCAAGAGGGTGTAAAGTAAGCTCTTTACCACAGACTTCACTTAGGGCTTGCGCGGTTAAATCATCAACCGTTGGCCCTAAGCCACCATTTACAATTAAGACATCGGCGCTTTGACTCAGAGTATTCATTTCTGCAATAAGCAATTCAATGCTATCTCCGACGGTAACTTTGCGGGTTGCTTCAACGCCTAAGTTTTTAAGTTCACGGGCGATAAAAACTGAATTGGTATCAGTAATGTCACCGCTCATTAATTCATTACCGGTCAAAAGTAGTTGGATATTTAGCATCTCGTTTCACTTATTATTCTGTTAGAGTAAGTTTTTATATAAGCATTTGTATAAATTACTATGATAGCCACTATAGTCACATTCAATAAATTATTTTAAAAGTATTTTTAAACCTTTTTGTGAATAGCTGCATCCTATTGAACAAATGAGTATTTTTTAAGGAAATAATAATGAATAAATTTACAGCGCTAACAACTAGCATCGCAATGGTATTTAGCTTTAACGCCTTTGCTGATATTGAAGAGACGATTGAAAAAGAGTTCACTCTTTCTGGCAAAGGTCAGTTGCTCGTTGAAAACGTAAACGGTGATGTTGATATCGAATCATGGTCACAAAATACGGTAAAAGTAACGGCTAATATTACCGCCGATAATCAAGAAGGCCGTGACCGTATTAAGGTAAACATGAAGCAATCTGGCGATCGCGTATCAGTAGATACTGAATACAAAAATGACAATAGCTGGGGAAATAACAGCAATGGTGGTAGTGTTGACTACATTATTATGGTGCCGCAAAACATTGATTTAAAAGATATTGAATTGGTAAATGGCGCATTGACAGTAAAAAATGTATCCGGCGAATTGCAAGCCGAACTAGTTAACGGCTCTATTGACGCAACCGGTCTTGCGTCTGATGTTGAAGTTGATTCTGTGAATGGCGGTATTGAGTTAACGTTTGATGATAGCGTAAAAGATGTTTCTATTGATATTGAAACGGTTAACGGCGGCGTTCGTCTATATGTGCCTGAAAACTTTGGCGCAAAAGTTGAAGCAAGCACTGGTAATGGCTCAATCAAAACAGACTTTGGTCTGAAAGGTACTAAGGGTCAATATTGGGGCACAGAGCTTGAAGGTAGCTTTGGTGACGGTAGCTCTGACATTGAACTTGAAAGCGTCAATGGCTCGATTAAAATCTTGAAGAAATAGCTGGAAAAGTAGCTTCGAAAAATTCAAATTAGCATTTCAACAAGCTAATTCGATAAACTAATTCTACAAACTAATTTGAAAAACAATAAACGCCGGAATACTCACTAAAGTATTCCGGCGTTTTATTTTTACCTCCATTCATTTAAATGTAATAGCAATGTCAGGTATAATGCGCTATCCAATTTTTATAGTATTAATTAATCATGTCTTTATTATCTTGTGTTGAAGTAGAAACTCATTCCAATCCAGTTGCGAGTGTTATTTGGTTGCATGGCCTTGGCGCCGATGGCCACGATTTTGAGCCGATTGTGCCGGTTTTGAATTTACCTGCCAACTTACCTGTTCGTTTTGTATTTCCACATTCACCGAAAATCCCAGTAACGATTAATGGTGGTATGGTTATGCCCGCTTGGTATGACATTTTAGATATGAGCATTGAACGCAAAGTAGATGCAACGCAGTTAGTTGCTAACGCGAAGTCAATTCATCAGTTAATTGACCGTGAAATAGAGCGTGGCGTGCCGGCGGATAAAATTATTATTGCAGGCTTTTCACAGGGCGGTGCTGTAGCATTAGAAGCGGCTTTATCTTACCCTAAAGCGCTTGCTGGTTTAATGGCAATGTCGACCTATTTTGCGACCAAAGATAGCGTTGAAGTAAGTGCTGCGAATGCATCCTTAGACACTTTGGTAATGCATGGAAGTCAAGATCCGGTTGTGCCGCCGAGTTTAGGTGAACAGTTAGTTAATGCGTTAAAACAGAAAGGTTTTACTCCAGCATTTAAATCTTACCCAATGCCACATGCCGTCTGTCAGGAACAAATTGCAGACATCTCAGCTTGGTTACAACAGCGTTTAGCTTAGCATTCATTTAGGAATAATTTATGGCCCGTCAAGTCACCTACAAATACAAAGGAAAACGCAAAGTTATCCCTTTTTCGTTTTCAAAATTTAGAGATATCTTTGAAGCCGCAGCGGCCGCAGAAGGGGTTGATATAAAGTCTTTCTTAGCGATGGAACAACAAGTCGAAATGACAAGTCGTGGTCAGGGCATAATGAAAAACTTTCGCCAAAAAGAGTTCGCTCGTATGGGCTTTACTGACTTAGCCTTTGTACGTGATGAAGAAGAGCAATAGTTCAAACGCCTTTAAATTCAAATAAACACAAATAAACTCAAATAAACTACCGCTTAATCGCCATTTGATAGTACACCACCGGCCAATCACCTAACGGATCGTGGTGTACATATTCTTTAACAAAGCTCATGCCCATCTTTTTCATAATTTTTACCGATGCCACGTTTTCTTTGATCGCAATCGCACAAAAACGTTCAACATCGCTTTGCTCAGCAAATGCGGCGCAAATGTGATTAGCGGCTTCTGTAGCATAGCCATTGCCCCAGGTATGGCTTTTAAAACGCCAACCAATTTCCATATTATCTAATTCAGGTGTGCCAAGCATAATATTCATCGGTCTGACGATGATCCAACCAATATATTCATTTGTAGCCGCAATATTAACTTGCCAGATCCCCCAGCCAGCTTCAGGGTTTCGATAATGATTCATTCTTGGAATGTTGATGGTCAGAGTTTCTTTCATTGAAGGTAACTCGCCATCTTTGATGTACTTCATTACTAGCGGATCTTGATCCAATTGCCATAACAGCTCAGCATCATTTTCATCCATTAGACGATAGGTTAAACGAGTAGATTTGGAAATTTTAATCATCAGGAACTCTTTCTAATAAGGGCTAAGTCAGTAACAAAAAAGCAGTGACTTGGTCACTGCTTTTGTAATCATAGATTAAAAATAGAAAAATTAATCTTTTTTCTGACGATATGCTTCACCATCAGTCATCCACTTAGTTGCCGGAGCGCCTTTTAAGTAATGATCAAAATATTCTTTCATTTTGATGGTGTAGTCGACCTTGTTAGGATATTTCTTCAAGTGATGCGGCTCACCTTCATATTGCAACAAGATCACTTCTTTCTCTAAGCGACGCATCGCCATATACATTTCAACACCTTGTTGCCATGGCACAGCGTCA is from Thalassotalea crassostreae and encodes:
- a CDS encoding DUF4097 family beta strand repeat-containing protein, whose amino-acid sequence is MNKFTALTTSIAMVFSFNAFADIEETIEKEFTLSGKGQLLVENVNGDVDIESWSQNTVKVTANITADNQEGRDRIKVNMKQSGDRVSVDTEYKNDNSWGNNSNGGSVDYIIMVPQNIDLKDIELVNGALTVKNVSGELQAELVNGSIDATGLASDVEVDSVNGGIELTFDDSVKDVSIDIETVNGGVRLYVPENFGAKVEASTGNGSIKTDFGLKGTKGQYWGTELEGSFGDGSSDIELESVNGSIKILKK
- a CDS encoding alpha/beta hydrolase, which gives rise to MSLLSCVEVETHSNPVASVIWLHGLGADGHDFEPIVPVLNLPANLPVRFVFPHSPKIPVTINGGMVMPAWYDILDMSIERKVDATQLVANAKSIHQLIDREIERGVPADKIIIAGFSQGGAVALEAALSYPKALAGLMAMSTYFATKDSVEVSAANASLDTLVMHGSQDPVVPPSLGEQLVNALKQKGFTPAFKSYPMPHAVCQEQIADISAWLQQRLA
- a CDS encoding DUF2960 domain-containing protein codes for the protein MARQVTYKYKGKRKVIPFSFSKFRDIFEAAAAAEGVDIKSFLAMEQQVEMTSRGQGIMKNFRQKEFARMGFTDLAFVRDEEEQ
- a CDS encoding GNAT family N-acetyltransferase, which gives rise to MIKISKSTRLTYRLMDENDAELLWQLDQDPLVMKYIKDGELPSMKETLTINIPRMNHYRNPEAGWGIWQVNIAATNEYIGWIIVRPMNIMLGTPELDNMEIGWRFKSHTWGNGYATEAANHICAAFAEQSDVERFCAIAIKENVASVKIMKKMGMSFVKEYVHHDPLGDWPVVYYQMAIKR